In one Nocardia tengchongensis genomic region, the following are encoded:
- a CDS encoding fatty acid CoA ligase family protein — protein sequence MPIVYWRALDRFRDIVAAHPERAAVIHADGRTRAGLPDYRQLTYAELDAWSDTVAERFLTAGVGRGVRTIVLVRPGPELYAVLYGLFKIGAVPVVIDPGMGLFKMLRCLRAADAEAFVGVTEAQALRIVFRAYFRRVRVAVTVGRSWWQGPTLESWGRTPTSALPEREPAPDDEPLLLAYTTGSTGPAKAVVLTHGNLAAMIDQVDAAREHVAPETSLITAPVAGILELLLGSRCVLPPLIPSQVGATDPAHVVEAVERFEVKTMFASPAVLIPLLAHVRQTGVALPSIRSIYSGGAPVPDSCIAGLREVLPAEAKVYSGYGATEALPMATIESRELLGDLVEQAHTGHGVCVGTPALHVRARIIPITDDPLPDWSDVEGRAGEQSGPHGIGELVVSGPNVSTHYFWPPTADRTGKITEGEVVWHRTGDLAWIDDAGRIRFCGRKTQRLETAQGPMFTVQVEQVFNTVDGVARTALVGVGERGEQQPVLCVELEAGADRAVVEGGLRGRRDEFEVTKPVSEFLFHPGFPVDIRHNAKIGRERLAVWAAKQLGREAS from the coding sequence TTGCCCATTGTTTATTGGCGCGCTCTCGATCGATTTCGCGATATCGTCGCCGCGCATCCCGAGCGGGCGGCGGTGATTCACGCCGACGGCCGGACCCGCGCCGGCCTGCCCGACTATCGGCAGCTCACCTACGCCGAACTCGACGCCTGGTCGGACACCGTCGCCGAACGCTTCCTCACCGCCGGTGTTGGCCGCGGGGTGCGCACCATCGTGCTGGTGCGGCCGGGGCCGGAGCTGTACGCGGTCTTGTACGGACTGTTCAAGATCGGTGCGGTGCCCGTGGTGATCGACCCCGGCATGGGCCTGTTCAAGATGCTGCGCTGCCTGCGGGCCGCCGACGCCGAGGCGTTCGTCGGAGTCACGGAGGCGCAGGCGCTGCGCATCGTGTTCCGCGCCTACTTCCGCCGGGTGCGGGTGGCGGTCACCGTCGGACGCTCCTGGTGGCAGGGGCCGACCCTCGAAAGCTGGGGCCGCACACCGACATCCGCCCTACCCGAGCGCGAACCCGCGCCCGACGACGAACCGCTGCTGCTCGCCTACACGACCGGCAGCACCGGGCCCGCCAAGGCGGTGGTGCTCACCCACGGCAATCTCGCCGCCATGATCGATCAGGTCGACGCCGCGCGCGAGCACGTCGCCCCGGAGACCTCGCTGATCACCGCGCCGGTGGCGGGCATCCTGGAGCTGCTGCTCGGATCCCGTTGCGTGCTACCGCCGTTGATCCCGTCACAGGTGGGTGCGACCGATCCCGCGCACGTGGTGGAAGCGGTCGAACGGTTCGAGGTGAAGACCATGTTCGCCTCCCCCGCCGTCCTGATTCCCCTGCTGGCCCACGTCCGGCAGACGGGGGTGGCGCTGCCGAGCATCCGCAGTATCTACTCCGGTGGCGCGCCGGTGCCCGACAGCTGCATCGCCGGGTTGCGGGAGGTGCTGCCCGCCGAGGCCAAGGTGTACTCCGGCTACGGGGCGACCGAGGCGCTGCCCATGGCCACCATCGAATCGCGGGAACTGTTGGGCGATCTCGTGGAGCAGGCGCACACCGGGCACGGGGTGTGCGTGGGAACGCCCGCCCTGCACGTGCGGGCGCGGATCATCCCCATCACCGACGATCCGCTGCCCGACTGGTCGGACGTGGAGGGGCGGGCGGGCGAACAGTCGGGGCCGCACGGCATCGGGGAGCTGGTGGTGTCCGGGCCGAATGTCAGCACCCACTACTTCTGGCCGCCGACCGCCGACCGGACCGGCAAGATCACCGAGGGCGAGGTGGTCTGGCATCGCACCGGGGATCTGGCCTGGATCGACGACGCGGGCCGAATCCGGTTCTGCGGACGCAAGACTCAGCGGCTGGAGACGGCGCAGGGGCCGATGTTCACCGTGCAGGTCGAGCAGGTGTTCAACACCGTCGACGGCGTCGCCCGCACGGCGCTGGTCGGGGTGGGCGAGCGCGGCGAGCAGCAGCCGGTGCTGTGCGTGGAGCTCGAAGCCGGGGCCGACCGAGCGGTCGTCGAGGGCGGATTACGCGGGCGGCGTGACGAATTCGAGGTCACCAAACCGGTGTCGGAGTTCCTGTTCCATCCGGGGTTCCCGGTGGACATCCGCCACAACGCGAAGATCGGCCGGGAACGGCTAGCGGTGTGGGCGGCCAAGCAGCTCGGCCGGGAGGCGTCGTGA
- a CDS encoding NAD-dependent epimerase/dehydratase family protein: MRVLVTGASGFLGGALTRRLVGDGRHEVSILVRPSSNLRDLAPVMDRVERVVGDLGDPASLERAVSGVDIVFHSAARVDERGTRDRFWAENTAATARLLAAAAAGGARRFVFVSSPSALMDRDGGDQIDIDESVPYPSRYLNHYCETKAAAERLVLAANTADFTTCALRPRAIWGAGDRSGPIVRLLDRAAAGTLPDLSGGRGVHASLCHVDNIVDAMIKAAASEKVGGRAYFIADAERTEVWGFLAEVAADLGYPPPSRTLDPRLVALVVSMIENLRRIPYLAQHWTPPLSRYSVAVLTRTGTYDTSAATRDFGYRPVMDRDTGMAELKSWIRGTEVIAGSSR, translated from the coding sequence GTGAGGGTGCTGGTGACGGGAGCCTCCGGCTTCCTGGGCGGGGCGTTGACGCGCCGGCTGGTGGGCGACGGGCGGCACGAGGTGTCGATTCTGGTGCGGCCCAGCAGTAATCTGCGCGATCTGGCGCCGGTCATGGACCGGGTCGAGCGGGTGGTCGGCGATCTCGGCGATCCCGCTTCCCTGGAGCGCGCGGTCTCCGGGGTCGACATCGTCTTCCACAGCGCGGCGAGGGTGGACGAGCGCGGCACCCGCGACCGCTTCTGGGCGGAGAACACCGCGGCCACCGCGCGCCTGCTGGCGGCGGCCGCGGCGGGCGGCGCGCGGCGGTTCGTGTTCGTCTCGAGTCCGAGCGCGCTGATGGATCGTGACGGCGGCGACCAGATCGATATCGACGAGTCGGTACCGTATCCGTCCCGCTACCTGAACCACTACTGCGAGACCAAGGCCGCCGCCGAACGGCTGGTGCTGGCCGCGAATACGGCCGACTTCACCACGTGCGCGCTGCGGCCACGAGCCATCTGGGGCGCGGGCGATCGGTCCGGGCCCATCGTGCGGCTACTCGATCGGGCCGCGGCGGGGACCCTGCCGGATCTGTCGGGCGGGCGCGGGGTGCACGCCTCGCTGTGCCACGTGGACAATATCGTCGACGCCATGATCAAGGCCGCGGCGAGCGAGAAGGTCGGCGGCAGAGCGTATTTCATCGCCGATGCCGAACGGACCGAGGTGTGGGGGTTCCTGGCCGAGGTCGCCGCCGACCTCGGCTATCCACCCCCGAGCCGGACGCTGGATCCGCGGCTGGTCGCGCTCGTGGTGTCGATGATCGAAAACCTCAGGCGGATACCGTATCTCGCCCAGCACTGGACCCCGCCACTGTCGCGCTATTCGGTCGCGGTGCTCACCCGCACCGGCACCTACGACACCTCGGCCGCCACCCGCGATTTCGGATACCGGCCCGTAATGGACCGCGATACCGGCATGGCCGAATTGAAATCCTGGATCCGCGGGACGGAGGTGATCGCCGGATCCAGCCGCTGA
- a CDS encoding alpha/beta fold hydrolase translates to MPEFDYHGVSVAYDHAGSGDPILFLHNIGGDRHIWTNQTRELAATHSVYALDLFGYGDSDSPAAGYTVANYVRLISEFIEAHNLTDLTLVGNCFGSALSLLYTRANPQNVRALVLCSPLTAATLRPTPTGWTARAASHLPLEAVASAIRLPGVAANLVVREQLGPRGRTMTSPSFTALRHRWSEPRRLYPPAAIARDLPTLATLDSFHPSPSFPPITTIWGAKNRILSAAAGARLNETLRPTEAIELADCGHLIMLEQPETVTTAIRSATRTALAG, encoded by the coding sequence ATGCCGGAGTTCGACTATCACGGCGTATCCGTGGCCTACGACCACGCCGGATCCGGTGATCCGATCCTGTTCCTGCACAATATCGGCGGCGACCGCCACATCTGGACCAATCAGACCCGTGAGCTGGCCGCCACCCACAGCGTCTACGCGCTGGACCTGTTCGGCTACGGCGACTCCGATTCCCCCGCCGCGGGCTATACGGTCGCCAACTACGTGCGGCTGATCTCGGAGTTCATCGAGGCGCACAACCTCACCGACCTCACCCTGGTCGGCAACTGCTTCGGCAGCGCGCTCTCGCTGCTGTACACCCGCGCCAACCCGCAGAATGTGCGCGCCCTGGTCCTGTGCAGCCCGCTGACGGCCGCCACCCTGCGACCCACACCGACCGGTTGGACCGCCCGCGCGGCATCCCACCTTCCCCTCGAGGCCGTCGCGTCCGCCATCCGCCTGCCCGGCGTCGCCGCGAACCTCGTCGTCCGCGAACAACTCGGCCCTCGCGGCCGCACCATGACTTCCCCGTCCTTCACGGCCCTGCGTCACCGCTGGTCCGAGCCCCGCCGCCTGTACCCGCCGGCCGCCATCGCCCGCGACCTGCCCACCCTGGCCACCCTCGACTCCTTCCACCCCTCCCCCTCCTTCCCGCCCATCACTACCATCTGGGGCGCGAAGAACCGCATCCTCTCCGCCGCCGCGGGTGCCCGCCTCAACGAAACCCTCCGCCCCACCGAGGCCATCGAACTCGCCGACTGCGGCCACCTGATCATGCTCGAGCAGCCCGAAACCGTCACCACCGCAATCCGTTCCGCCACCCGCACCGCCTTGGCAGGTTGA